The Trichoderma breve strain T069 chromosome 2, whole genome shotgun sequence DNA segment GGGGAGCTGGAGGGGCtggaggcggtggtggagcTCGAGCACTTGCGCTGGGTGTTCTGGCATGGCTCAATGGCTTGTTGGCGTTTCCGATAACTGGGACTTGATGTGACACCGAGCTCAatgtgcttgtgcttgctgACGGGCCAGCATTGGATGACGCCGACGATGATACCGATACTACGCTGCCAAGAGCGGAAGGTGGCGGAGGAACAGTCCTGGTGCCGCTGGGCGTTGGCCTCGGCTGGGTGTTGCGGTTACCGGTGAGTCTGGACGGCCTTCCTCCCGGACCACCAGGCTTGATCAGCTTGCCTCTGGTGATGGGCCGTGCCGCCACAGGCTTAGCCTTGGGCAGCGGCTTCGATACCGAGTTGGGAGGCTGTCCCTGCTGAGTGTGGATTGTGCCACTCTTGTAAAAGTCGGCTCGCTGCTGAGAGTCCTTCAGAACCTTGACCTGCTGCATCTTGTTTGGCTTCTTGGCATATTCAATCGTCTCGCCAATCTTGAGGTTGAACCCTCCTGGCATGGCACGCTGCATATGAGTAAACATCTCCGTCTTGAAGACGCAGTTCATGAGCGGATCCGGTTCCTGGGGAGAGCCAATTCCTAGTGAGAACCAGTCGTCTTGGGCTGTAGAACAACCAACAAACTTGATGGCTCCCAGCGGGattgccttttccacctGGATCTGTGGTTGGTTGTTGACGAGCAGCTGAGCGATGATGTAAAACTTGGCATTGGTGATGATTATGATGCGAGGACTCGGTTTACTGGATCGACCAAACTTggcctcaagaagctcgccacGGCACGAGAAGATGGCTCGCTCGTTCGAGCCAAGGTTGGCCGCCTGCCGCAAAGGAGCACCCGGACCGTTCATGGCGTTGATGCCGAGATAATCTCCAAGGAATCTTCGAGAGCCGAGAAGACTCATACGCCGCCTCTCCTTTCGCCCTTGAAGAACCTTGTGGCCCTGGTCACGGAGCTGCAAGTACTCTGCGCCGGTGCGCTTCTTTCGCCAGAAACGTTGTATTCTCGTGGCAGACTCGGCTCGGTAGGCAAGGTAGGCTCGCCACATACGCTGAATACGAGTGGCCATGTTGTGCCAGTATCGGTCTCTCATGTGCTCCAGTGCAAACAGCGTCTCTGGGGACTTGATAAACGCCTTGGTCATACCCATTTGCCACTCTTCCTTGGGAATACTCGTGTCCTTGAGAATCTGCTTGACAGCGTCCTCGACCGAGCCCTGCCATGTGTATTCACCAGCGTAGGAAGTGGCCGGCGACAGCAGGAAGAAACGATCGGCAAACTTGTCAAAGGCTTGTCGATAAGCAAATCCAGCTCGTCGAATGCGAACGTTTTCTTGTAAACCAAGATACTTGATTTGATGCAAGACGTTGGCCTGATTGTACTCGGAAGGAGACTTGTTCTCGTTGGGTTTAATCGTTCGAATATAGGATGGCTGGCACTTCATGAGTGTATCGACCAAGAGGTTAGCCGATGTTCGAATACGATCGCCCGCGGTAGGAGGCTGCTTTCGGTTATCCTGATCGACTTCGTTGGGGAACAGTGTGTGGACGAATGCATTTCCGCTGGTCTGGAACAGGTTCAGTAGTCCCTTCAGCAGCTgatccttgttcttgtccgTAATACCATCGACAGTGTAGCCGACATCACCAGCATAgtgcttgatgatgaagctgccCTGTCGGGGAATCAAGTGAGCGTGTGACATGCCGTTGATGCTCTGCATGAAAGTTCGGTCACAGGCGGCGGGATCTGCGTGGGCCGTCTTGGTCGCGTCCTTCATGACAGAAAAAATACCAGAAGGTCGAACTTGTTCAATCAAGTCGCACACAACCTTGTTGTCAAAGTATTTGATCGGTGTCCACTGGATCTTCTCTCGCGCGTACTCTTCCTGCTCGGCCTTCAAGGtgagctggatgaagatCTGCTGGAGCTTTTCGTTGACATAGTTGATGCATAGTTGCTCGAAGCTGTTGTTCTCGAAAATCTCAAAACCGTAGATATCCAGGATACCAATGGTGTTGGTTGTGGGCTGTCTAGACTTGAGAGAGATGTTGATGCGTTCTACGATCCAATCAAACAAGTTGCTGTAAATGGCCTTGGCCAGTGCATCTCGGGTCGCCATTGCTTGAGCCGGGTTTGCTGGCGACTCAATAACCTCTCCGTTTCGAGGCGTCAGGATACGAATGGTAATGCCCTTGACGACGTCCTCGGCTGTACACTGCAGCAGGTATGCGACAAAGTCCACTACAGATTTGTCGACCACCTCGGCATACCCGCCCTGGTCCTCCTGGAATCGAATATTGCCGATCCACAGAATGGCAGACAGCATGCGGAAAATCTCGTCCTGTTCCGATTGGCTCAATCCGATGATCTTCATGGCATTGAGCGTATCCTGGAATTCCGCGACATCGTCTATGCCGTCTACATCGAAACACTTGGAACGGCTGGTATAGAGGTAGGTTTCGGGCTTCTGAATGCCAAACAGCTCGCGGTACTGGCTTGGCGCAGCTTTTGTGAACTGGTAGAAAATGTGAAAGTTGCGCTCGTTTGTAATCTGCCCAACAACTCGCGTCTTCTCCAGGAGGTAGTTTGTAATGTCGGCTCCGACCGGCTCGCCGGTAGAGTTGAAGTAAAGCTGGAGGTACTTTCCGAATCGCGACGAGTTGTTGTTTCGCAGCGTCTTAGCGTTTCCAAACGACTCAAGTAGCGGATTGGTTGCCAGCACCATGtctttgatcttcttgatgtCGCCCGACTGCTCACCAGAGACACTCGCAATGTACTGCATGATGCGCTTGGCGGCTTCGGTCTTGCCGGCTCCTGATTCGCCCGAGATGATGACGCACTGGTTGTCGTTGTACGCCTTCATGTTGTAGTATGCGGAttcggcaatggcaaagacgtGCGGCGGCATTTCCAAACGGTTCTTGCCCTTGTAGCTGTCCAGGACCTGGTCGGTGTAGATGCCCAGGTCCCGGAAGGGGTTGACAGAGACCAGCACATGGCCAATGTATGTGTAAATCTCGGCGCCTTCGAAACGCTTCTTGAGGTTTTCGTTGATGGCCTCATTGGAGACCTTGCTGAGCAGGGTCAAGTCTGACACACCGATCTCCTTTTTCTTAGTCACCTCGTACGTCgccttcttgggcttttcgatgccgctgccgcccGCCGCCTGAGCATTGCGAgcggccttgtccttgggaCGCCTCGAGATACCCTaggaaaagtaaaaagtgCCTGTTAGAACGATGCCGCAGCCTTTTTTGGCGGGGGATGAGGGAGAACGGGGGGGAGAGTTCGAGTGGCCCTACCATTgtggaagacggagagaCGGCAcaggaggaggggggaaagagagagatgaagaagaaaaaaaagagaagaaggctgacGACGCGATTTATTCGAGCATCAGATGTCTAATTACTGGAATCAAGCACTCGTGTGGTTTGTGCCGCAAGTGACGAGAGAAGGTGAAGTGAGCGAGGGGAATCGGTTCAGTTGACCCAAAGGCTTGAATGTGGCTTGTCGAGCATTCGCGGCCGAATGATGCGGTGCCTGACGAGTGACGTTTAGTGCCGCTGGCCGACCTTTTTCCGCCGTGGCCTTTCAGGTTCCTTTGTGCTGGATTCCCTTGATTCCTGATGGCACAGCCACTCCGCTGACAAGTAGCAGTACGTACCCGCCCGTTTGGTTCAGGGATGGAATACGCTCAGTGTTTTTTCTGTAATTTTCAATTCCACGACTCTTTCAATTTCGGTACCCGCGTTTTAATTTATATGCAGCAAAAGGACCCTTGATTCCTGCTTATTTTCTTCGTTCTTGATACGAAGAGCCCATGCAGCGTCGCTCCGGCGCCTCCGTAGCCTCACATCATAGCGCATTAGCATTTTCTCCCTTCTACCTAACGCACCTCGATAAGTTGCCCAGGTACATACAACAGGTGCCTAGgtagtactccgtagtatcGTCAATAGTAATACAGTGCAACCAAACTCCGTGCCTTGAACTATTCCATACTACCTACTTCATGTTCCGATAATTCTCCCGGTTTCTACCTAGATGGAGACCACCCTTACCGAATTCCGGAGCCGCTTCATCGaccaaaagaaggaaaaacTGGATATCTGGACCTCCGGCAGTGTTTGCTGGCGCCAGACAGTCTCGTCAACGCTCCCTTGGCGGTGGAGTCTCTCCCTTTCCAGAGCGTCCATTTCGCTGTTTGATTTGCTCGCCCAGTAGATCTTGCATGCGCTTGATCCCTCTGGCCGGTGACGATACGCGGGCCGGCAAATACTATTCATAGACGTTGTGCATCCGGATTCCATTGTGACTATCTGGATTCCCCTCCGTATAAACACTAGTAGACGAAGCGTCTGTCTACTTGCCGAGACTCTCCGAACCCAACTTGACCATTTAGCATTTGCATTCCAAGAGTGCATTTGTATTGTAATAGATGCGTATTTAAAAGAAGACTAAAGCTGATAATGATAGTAGCAGAAGCAGTGCTTTCTGTACAGTGCAGCAGCACACTTTGGAGATGTTGACGATGTGCGGACCTACGGTGGAGTACACAACCATCACTATCGTAATTGTACGCGCAAACCACCTGCAAAaattctcttctcatccaagaCATCATCCACACAAATCAAGCCATGTCCTGTTCTAGCATTCTTCCACTCAAGCCACTCGCGTGGCCCTCTGCAATTGGCGCCAGCCTTTCTGAGACGCCGCTGTGCTCGCCTAGGAAAAACTGAAACCAAACATCGGCGCAACAGAATTAATTCAAGCGCCCCTTAATTGGAAGCGCATAAGGTTCATGCCGCCTCAGTTCTGGCAGCTAATGCTCCACGACAGACTCACTTGTTGACCGTGATTGATGCCCTGGAAATGAGCATTGTCTGTTAGCATGTGCCTTGGCGGGTATTTCTACtacgaaaaaagaaggccgtctcatgtttttttcttgtccttgggCTGCCACGCGACACTACCACGCCCCTTGGCCTCCAGCCCATGACCTTCAAACCACGCACGTATGGCATCTCTGTGTGACCCCATCACCAGCACTCCCGTAATTAACTGCAATCCCTGCTCTCGCCTTCAGCAGCTGGGCAATTGAGAGTAGAGTTGCGGGGTAGAGAAAAATAGCGCTCCCGCATGCCCAATTATCCACCATCGCCAGGTCGCTGTTTTAGTCCCAAGTTGATGGCCTGAGGGATGCGGTGTGGGTTCGATGCTTCATCGAGGGAATCAGTGTTAAAAACAGCGTTGCATCCCCCTCTTTTCCCACTACAAAACAacctgcttctgcttctcttccctcttcacactgcatcttttttttttcccatctgACAATCGTCTGATCTCTTTAACTGTTGGAGTTGATTCAGCCTCCATCAAACCACCACCAAAAACCCCACCCCCACATATTAGAGCTCTGGAAGCACCTGACGTCATTTGACACGAGCTTCGTTGGGCACTTCAAGGCTCTGATCCGACCGTCTTGCCACTTCTCACCACTTACACCTTTACATACCATCAATCGCCGCAAGACACAAATCAGCTCGaatccatcaccatggcaGACATCACAGAAGAACCTCAGGCCCTCCCTGTCGACGAGACGCCCATCTCTTCCGTCAAGACCAACTCTGCCCGCAAGAACTCTCTTTCCAACTACCTCAAGCACCGACCCGAACGCTCCGAGCTGGTAGAGAGTACGTCTCAATGATTCCCGACTTCCCGTCTGCCTGTTTATTGCGGAAACGAATCACATCTAGTCTCTTGACGGAGGCTGTGATGCTTGCCTTACGCCTTGCTGGATTCGCCTTGCTAACCGATGTTGCAGAGAACATTCTCCCAGACTCTACAGCCGCACCTGGCCTCCTCGCTCAGCAAAAGGAGGTAAGAAGTTCCCAATAGTTTTCCATTTTTGAATATTCCAACATTTGAGACCTGCAATACGGTAATCGGGAGGGACTAAAGAGATGGGGCTATAAGTGCTAACAGTGCATCAATCAACAGCTTCAGAAACACATGCTCGGAgacaagctcaacgacaAGATTTCGCATCGCCCTTCCCCCGATGCCCTCCTCAAGGATGGCGTCCTACACGAGGACCCCCGCTCTCCAGAGGAAAAGTacgccgaggccatcgaggaggagTACGCTAAGCGGGAGGGCGGCGCTTAAACAGCATTAGAGAGCTATATAGCGAACAACGTGCTGGGGAACGGATGCTGGGAAATGCGGCTTGTTTTAACACACAAATATGCAGAGTACCCATTTACAGAAACCGCacaggaggagatggatttGTTTGGAATTGTTATGTGTTTACCTAGGAGCTCGCGTGATGTCCAGCAAGGACTTGAAACAAAGCAAAGGGGCTGCCATTTTGAGATTTGAGAGCACATCTCAATCTCGAGTTTTGATGCAACGCCTAAAAATAAAACCCatccaaaaaagaaatattgaCAAGTCGAGTAAATCAAAATTTTGCTGCCTATTCCTTCGCCCCCGTGTATCCCGTACTCGTATGAAGCAGCGCTATGGAGCGCAAGGTAGCAGTGGTTGGGGCTACATCGGGCTACCAAAAATAGATCTGGTCGACCCAGAGGGTAAAAAATAAGGGCTGCCTCCCGGCGATCTTGGTTCCTGCAGTAGTGAGTTGCGCGTTCTCTGATAAGCTGTAAGACAACCTGAACCCACGGAGCTTTTtttccaagacaaagaaaaaaaaaaggagctgACGACGTTTCGCCGGAAAATGTCTCAGAAATACGCATGAATAGATTGTTTCGTTTCATAAATAGATGAAAtaaataaagataaaaataaaaatatcaACTGCATTTCGTATCAATAACGCCACCCATCCTTCGCTTAGCTATAATCCGTCGGTTCCCAAGCGATAAGTCATATCCATGCCaatatccatatccatatccatgcAATTCCCATGCCCATGTCCTGTTGCCAGTATCCCAAAGTTGTAAAGTTGTaaagaagagtaaaaatAGTACAAAAAGAACGCCAATAGCGCCATGCGGTTCTATGATTGGATGTGTAGAGGAGCCATCATAGCAGAGGGCAGCCAAGCTAGCCCTCGGCTGGCTCCCCAGAAGCGGGTTGTGTCCCAATATGTGGTTGTGAAATTGTGTAGTTGCAAGCTGTCTGATGGAAGTCCCATCACTGGTAGCCACCACGGTagcgaggagaaggagagtcCGTTTCGTAGTCCCGTCGGCGGTGGTTGATGACGACAGAGCCACCGGTTCGGACTACTTGAGCAGAACGGCCTTCTATGGGACTTGTTAGCATGTTGCGGCAGGTAGAAGACGTTGGGTGTAATGGCATACCGGCATCATACTCGCGGGCATTGGAGACAGAGCGGGAGTTGGATGCCGCATAATGGGCagatgagctggaggagcggctggaagagctggcgGTAGAGGGGCCAGAGCTGGTCTGGTGAACATAGACGCTGCGTTGGCTGGACATTGTCACAGTTGTTggtctgtttgtttgttggttggttggttggctgttgttgatgatgatggatgaagagtTGGAACTCTAAGAGTTTGATATAACAATGATAGTCAAGAGAggatagagaagaagagcagaagcgGTAGCAGTAGTTGATATATAGTTGTTGGTAGATAATGCTTTGCTTGATTCGTGTCTATCCTAATAAGGGTGATGAGGAAAGGGAAGATGCATCCTGAGGACGACGGGCCATGGCCATTTTGTACTCGGAGATTGCACTGCCGTCACGACAGTCTAGACACTTGACAGACTGACAGCATGCTCACTCGAGACGATAGGCAGATAGGGCGAAGAGGGCGTAGGgtgaggcagcagcaacaataaCGGGTACTAGGCCTAGCTCTGACACAGAAGCCAGCACGTCGTGACTCAGGCCTCAACAACGGAAACACACGCCTCGTGAAGCGATCTGCCGAGGCCCTCCCCAAAACAGGGACGCCAGACAGGGGCCGCCAATCGCCATGATTGGCCTTGGCCCTTTCGgacaaaaagcaaaatcgTCAGAACCCAAAAAAGCTCAACGACTAGGCGTGGCGAAAAATGGGCTTCGAACGGACCtcatgatgagagagagagggcaGGGGGGTGTCTTGTTTCCGTTAGGCAGGGCGAAGGGGGAGGGCACGGACTGGAACGAGTGAAGAAGTTGGGGCTTGGAGGTTTCGGCACTTTGAGGACTGGGTCTGAGCATGGCCACAACAGTGAAGCGGCGACGGCTGGGGGATAGCAGCGGCAGtgagagcgagagaaagagatggagagccCTAGATTCCCGATGCGCGTCTGCCTTCGAGTCACAGTCATGGCGGCTGCGCGTCGACGGTGAATGTTTTTGGTAAGACGTGCAACATGGAAaaagatgggatgggatggatgcCAAGCACAGCCAGCCCGCTACCAATCCGCGGGTACCTGTCAAGCAAATCAGTTCAACAGTACAGCTGCGCATAACGGCGCCACAGGGGTCCGTCACAGAGCGCGTGTTAGCGGACAGGTACCAAGTTGCCGGACTCTGGTGCGTTCGCCCTCTTGCACAGGTACCCGGCCAGCGACGGTAGAGAAACATGGAACCAAGTGACCCCACGAGCCACGCTGCTCAGCGCCTCGCCCGTGCCGTCCAGACTCTACTAGGCCCTGCTGGACCTGTTAGGCAGACAGGCGCAAAAGCAGGCATCAGCGGTCCGCTTCATCACTGATGAGTCGTCGACAAAAAGTCGAAGAAAGGGATTTGCAAAGTTGAGGATGGAAGTCGGGATTGGTCTAttcactttttttctttttttttttctacatACCCCTCCTTGTCCCCTCAcgctcctctctctctagTGGGTGGCTGAGAAATTCTTCACAGCGAACAGGCCTGTGGGTGGTAGGGAGCCGCATCCGCAGCTGCGAGGGAGAAACGGGCTTGTATGCGTATGCATTCGTGCATTCGCGGGTGCCACAAGGCCAGGAATTAGACTACCTACCTGCAGCGCATGTCACGCGTCTGATTATCGCTCCCAGGGTCAAATGCGAACAATTGCTGTACGACATGAAGCCGGACGCTGACTGGActcgacttttttttttcttggcccCTTGCTCGTGAGTTGTCCCGCGGCTTGTCGTGGGTGAACAAGCCACGATGGGAGCAGGCTGTGTTGTTACTCTTTCTTCGGTGACGACATGACAAGCCCCGTTATGCCCTGGAAACTGTAAGAAGGCCATACGTATTGGATAGTGTTGAGCTGCTCTtgctccgtactcgtacaatCACCTCGGTTAGTACTAGGAGACGAGATGCCAACCGGCGACtttgagatgatgctgctgcgCGGAAGTGATGCCGGCATGGCCTCCTCCCACCGGCTTCGTCCGCGATACGTGGAATCGACAACACAAGATGGGCCTTCATTTCCCactccatccttcttctgaCCATACCGTGCAACCAActtcttttcgcttctcTCACCGTTTCTGCCCAACTACACCCCTTCCGGAGAGCGTCGTCGCCCACACAAGACCCTTGGTACAGGGCGTGGGATCATTTGGGTCAGCACAAACGACAAACGGGGCTAGTGAGGCGCCTCCGGGGAAGCGACCTCACGATGCAAGGCACGTCTATTGGAACCGGAACCTTGATCGACAAGTCCACATACAGAATCGAGAAATGCCACAAACGggcctccatctctttgGCATGGCGCCGGGGGGGCTCAAGTTCCAAAAAAGTCATGTGGGCTCTTCTTGCAATCAAATCAGCCTCCCTAGTAGCCTTGCATTGGTAGTGTGGCTCCTGAATTGGGGGTTCTTTTCAGGGCTCAACTACGTCATACCTTGAGGAATTGGTTGGGGATGCATTGAGTTTTTTCGGGCTCAGCTGTCAAAGAAATTAAAATTGCAGTACCTCGAATTGACGTCGATATCGTACGTGCTCGAAGACGCCTCATCTACGTAACCTGAATCCTTCATTGTTATTTACTTTAAGCTGTTTCGCCAAAAGGCGATTGCATTCGCTTGCCCCTTGTCCAGCTGGGGCCTCCTGAATAGCATCATCGCAAAGCCTTTTACGATTCTTTATCGTCTTTGCTTTCACCCACATGACCTCGGGACAGGGTCCAGCAGGGCCATGACGTACCAAGCACACGAAAAAGCTTCTTTCTGTTCCCCCATGCATGTATATGCGCTCAATAATTTCTGCTGCATCCCCCGGATGGACAAACCCAGCCAATTACCATCGGCCTTAAGATTCAGTAGTTGTGGTTGTTTTAGGCTGCACTTGGATCACGCGAGATACAACACGGCGCTGGGTTGCCCCTTGGTGACGACATTTCAGAATCCCCCCAGCGAATACGATATGCCATTGCGCAGAATTCCATATAGAATATTTAACAATGTCATCATAATCGGGCCATGAGCAAAAAGCCATTGTAAGGCACATGAAGCACTAACGGAGCAATTGAAGCCAGACCCCGGGGAATTGAAATTGGCGGGGGAGCCAGACGGGCAAAATCAATGGATGTTATTGGCCAATGGTCTCCGCCATCTCAACGGCCAAAGTAGATTTCAATCCACTCGAATCGGGAAGCTCAGTGGAGTTTGTGATAGCTGGCCACTTTGGCAAAGCCCCTCAGCTGGCTGGCGCGCATTGGCTTCCATTAGCATCTTGTGAAgcatcgccttcttctcttcttctcttcccttttcc contains these protein-coding regions:
- a CDS encoding myosin head (motor domain) domain-containing protein, whose amino-acid sequence is MGISRRPKDKAARNAQAAGGSGIEKPKKATYEVTKKKEIGVSDLTLLSKVSNEAINENLKKRFEGAEIYTYIGHVLVSVNPFRDLGIYTDQVLDSYKGKNRLEMPPHVFAIAESAYYNMKAYNDNQCVIISGESGAGKTEAAKRIMQYIASVSGEQSGDIKKIKDMVLATNPLLESFGNAKTLRNNNSSRFGKYLQLYFNSTGEPVGADITNYLLEKTRVVGQITNERNFHIFYQFTKAAPSQYRELFGIQKPETYLYTSRSKCFDVDGIDDVAEFQDTLNAMKIIGLSQSEQDEIFRMLSAILWIGNIRFQEDQGGYAEVVDKSVVDFVAYLLQCTAEDVVKGITIRILTPRNGEVIESPANPAQAMATRDALAKAIYSNLFDWIVERINISLKSRQPTTNTIGILDIYGFEIFENNSFEQLCINYVNEKLQQIFIQLTLKAEQEEYAREKIQWTPIKYFDNKVVCDLIEQVRPSGIFSVMKDATKTAHADPAACDRTFMQSINGMSHAHLIPRQGSFIIKHYAGDVGYTVDGITDKNKDQLLKGLLNLFQTSGNAFVHTLFPNEVDQDNRKQPPTAGDRIRTSANLLVDTLMKCQPSYIRTIKPNENKSPSEYNQANVLHQIKYLGLQENVRIRRAGFAYRQAFDKFADRFFLLSPATSYAGEYTWQGSVEDAVKQILKDTSIPKEEWQMGMTKAFIKSPETLFALEHMRDRYWHNMATRIQRMWRAYLAYRAESATRIQRFWRKKRTGAEYLQLRDQGHKVLQGRKERRRMSLLGSRRFLGDYLGINAMNGPGAPLRQAANLGSNERAIFSCRGELLEAKFGRSSKPSPRIIIITNAKFYIIAQLLVNNQPQIQVEKAIPLGAIKFVGCSTAQDDWFSLGIGSPQEPDPLMNCVFKTEMFTHMQRAMPGGFNLKIGETIEYAKKPNKMQQVKVLKDSQQRADFYKSGTIHTQQGQPPNSVSKPLPKAKPVAARPITRGKLIKPGGPGGRPSRLTGNRNTQPRPTPSGTRTVPPPPSALGSVVSVSSSASSNAGPSASTSTLSSVSHQVPVIGNANKPLSHARTPSASARAPPPPPAPPAPPAAKPKIMAKVLYDFAGQKENELSIKAGDILEIIQKENNGWWLAKNAQGQAWVPAAYVEEQAAPAPRQPPAPPSAKAKPVPPTKRPAAGGRKPADLQQRDSGMSLNGTGGDSRSSTPTPSLGGSLADALLARKNAMNQKRDDETDDW
- a CDS encoding RPEL repeat domain-containing protein encodes the protein MADITEEPQALPVDETPISSVKTNSARKNSLSNYLKHRPERSELVEKNILPDSTAAPGLLAQQKELQKHMLGDKLNDKISHRPSPDALLKDGVLHEDPRSPEEKYAEAIEEEYAKREGGA